Proteins encoded within one genomic window of Kibdelosporangium phytohabitans:
- a CDS encoding type II CAAX endopeptidase family protein, translating to MASEPLGEQPPVREPTHKWGIGAFLLVEGVLLLSAAFIGALLQPSTSDQRISVVTIVVGSILPVLIATGVALLITRLRGNGPRIDLRWSYSRQDFKVGLKFGLIGLVATTLAAMVWTKIVGKDNATSAFSALVDSRSLPVAAAVVMFLYAWLIGPVCEEIIFRGLLWGALERLQWGRWAVFGLSTAVFAVSHLEPLRTSLLIVIGIPIGLARLFTGRLGASVVAHQVNNFLPALTVLLISLGVMAP from the coding sequence ATGGCATCGGAGCCGCTGGGGGAGCAGCCACCTGTGCGGGAACCCACTCACAAATGGGGAATCGGCGCCTTCCTGCTCGTGGAGGGCGTGCTGCTGTTGTCGGCCGCCTTCATCGGCGCGCTTCTGCAACCGAGCACATCGGATCAGCGGATCAGCGTGGTGACCATTGTGGTCGGCTCGATCCTGCCGGTGCTGATCGCGACCGGCGTCGCACTGCTGATCACCAGGCTGCGCGGCAACGGCCCCCGGATCGACCTGCGCTGGTCGTACTCCAGGCAGGACTTCAAGGTGGGGCTGAAGTTCGGCCTGATCGGGCTGGTCGCGACCACGCTCGCCGCGATGGTCTGGACGAAGATCGTCGGCAAGGACAACGCCACCTCGGCGTTCAGCGCGCTGGTGGACTCGCGGTCGCTGCCGGTCGCCGCGGCCGTGGTGATGTTCCTGTACGCGTGGCTGATCGGGCCGGTCTGCGAGGAGATCATCTTCCGCGGGCTGCTGTGGGGCGCGCTCGAACGCCTGCAGTGGGGCCGGTGGGCGGTCTTCGGCCTGAGCACGGCCGTGTTCGCGGTCAGCCACCTCGAACCGCTGCGCACCTCGTTGCTGATCGTGATCGGCATCCCGATCGGCCTGGCCAGGCTGTTCACCGGACGGCTCGGCGCCAGCGTGGTGGCGCACCAGGTGAACAACTTCCTGCCCGCGTTGACCGTTCTGCTCATCTCACTCGGAGTGATGGCACCCTAG
- a CDS encoding [protein-PII] uridylyltransferase: protein MTGNGGIPAGEVPSAADLVQARDRLLKPVTGQRRLAPDALREALTDLHEFWLTAHAAQAGIGADQGVALVAVGGLGRRELVPYADLDLLLVHEGRGGAVTGLAGQLWYPLWNSGIGLDHSVRTVGEALDVAGTDLRTAAGLLDVRFIAGDQQVAERLAVSARDRWRATARKRVPAMAEDARLRWQRSGEVAHWVEPDLKHGRGGLRDVGLLRALAAAQLTDRPSEEVQQAHRLLLDVRTEFRRVARRPNDVLRAQDADEVAMALDKGDRFDLARALSGAGRAVAYALDVALRGVVSEGPRRVLSRLRRGPERRPLDEGVVLHGNEVTLARDAEPHRDPALLLRVAAAAARTGNQISPATLQQLAESAPEPRTPWPVHTRDELIALLGAGEGLIDVIESLDRTGLWARLFPEWGAVRDLPPRDAAHKWTVDRHLVQATAHASRMVTRVARPDLLLLGALLHDIGKGRRADHSEVGAALATQVGERLGLPKQDVDTLSAMVRHHLLLPDTATRRDVTDEATVVRVAETLGGDPVLLELLHALAEADALATGPGVWTEWKAALTGELAANSRRAMAGESITGPRPLESPHRLRAEAVAASGKHDVEIEASGRVATVTVFAPNRPGLLSRAAGVLALNSLEVHAASVDSYAGMAVLMFTASPRFGSLPNASLLREQMGLALSGKLSLAERLTAKERDYGGRPEDAPEPRVLWFDDEAGKDYPGAVVLELRAADRIGLLYRVAGALERCGADVQWARAATLGATAVDSFCIRAADGGPLSTASRERLADAVHTAAVT, encoded by the coding sequence GTGACGGGCAACGGGGGGATTCCCGCTGGGGAGGTTCCGTCGGCGGCTGACCTCGTGCAGGCCCGTGACCGGCTGCTCAAGCCGGTCACGGGCCAGCGCAGGCTCGCGCCTGACGCGCTTCGCGAGGCACTGACCGACCTGCACGAGTTCTGGCTCACCGCGCACGCGGCGCAGGCCGGGATCGGCGCGGATCAGGGGGTCGCGCTGGTGGCGGTCGGTGGTCTCGGCAGGCGCGAGCTTGTGCCGTACGCCGACCTGGACCTGCTGCTCGTCCACGAAGGACGCGGCGGTGCCGTGACCGGCCTGGCCGGGCAGCTCTGGTACCCGCTGTGGAATTCGGGGATCGGCCTGGACCACTCGGTGCGGACCGTCGGCGAGGCGCTGGACGTCGCGGGCACCGACCTGCGGACCGCGGCCGGGTTGCTCGACGTCCGGTTCATCGCCGGTGACCAGCAGGTCGCCGAGCGGCTGGCGGTCTCCGCGCGTGACCGGTGGCGGGCCACGGCCCGGAAACGCGTTCCCGCCATGGCCGAGGACGCACGGCTGCGCTGGCAGCGCAGCGGGGAAGTGGCCCACTGGGTCGAACCGGACCTCAAACACGGTCGCGGCGGCCTGCGGGACGTCGGTCTGCTGCGGGCGTTGGCGGCGGCACAGCTGACCGACCGCCCGAGTGAGGAAGTCCAACAGGCGCACCGGCTCCTGCTGGATGTGCGGACGGAGTTCCGCCGTGTCGCACGGCGCCCCAACGACGTCCTGCGCGCCCAGGACGCCGACGAAGTGGCCATGGCGCTGGACAAAGGCGACCGCTTCGACTTGGCGCGAGCGCTGTCCGGCGCCGGCCGGGCAGTGGCGTACGCCCTCGATGTCGCTTTGCGCGGAGTGGTGTCCGAAGGGCCGCGCCGGGTGTTGAGCAGGCTCCGGCGTGGGCCGGAACGCCGTCCGCTCGACGAAGGTGTTGTGCTGCACGGCAATGAGGTGACTCTGGCCAGGGACGCCGAACCGCACCGCGACCCCGCCTTGTTGCTCCGGGTGGCCGCGGCGGCGGCCCGGACCGGCAACCAGATCTCCCCGGCGACGCTGCAACAACTCGCCGAGTCAGCGCCGGAACCCCGTACGCCCTGGCCGGTGCACACCCGCGACGAGCTGATCGCCTTGCTGGGCGCGGGAGAAGGGCTTATCGACGTCATAGAGTCCTTGGACCGCACGGGTCTGTGGGCACGGTTGTTCCCGGAATGGGGAGCTGTGCGTGACCTGCCGCCCAGGGACGCGGCGCACAAGTGGACCGTCGACCGGCACCTCGTGCAGGCCACCGCGCACGCCAGCAGGATGGTCACGAGGGTGGCCCGGCCGGACCTGCTGCTGCTCGGTGCGCTGCTGCACGACATCGGCAAAGGCAGGCGCGCGGACCACTCGGAAGTCGGTGCGGCACTGGCGACCCAGGTCGGCGAGCGGCTCGGCCTGCCCAAACAGGACGTCGACACGCTGTCGGCGATGGTCCGCCACCACCTGCTCCTGCCGGACACCGCGACCAGGCGTGACGTCACCGACGAGGCCACGGTCGTGCGCGTCGCGGAAACCCTCGGCGGGGACCCCGTGCTGCTGGAGTTGTTGCACGCCTTGGCGGAAGCCGACGCACTGGCGACAGGGCCGGGCGTGTGGACGGAGTGGAAAGCGGCGCTGACCGGCGAACTGGCCGCCAACAGCCGCCGCGCGATGGCCGGCGAGTCGATCACCGGTCCGCGGCCCCTGGAGTCACCGCATCGCCTCCGCGCCGAAGCTGTTGCCGCGTCAGGCAAACACGACGTCGAGATCGAGGCGTCCGGCCGGGTCGCGACGGTCACGGTCTTCGCCCCTAACCGGCCGGGCCTGCTGTCCAGGGCCGCGGGCGTGCTCGCGTTGAACTCGCTGGAAGTGCACGCGGCGAGCGTCGACTCATACGCGGGCATGGCCGTGCTGATGTTCACGGCCTCGCCGCGGTTCGGTTCGTTGCCGAACGCGTCGTTGCTACGTGAGCAGATGGGGTTGGCGTTGTCCGGCAAGCTGTCCTTGGCCGAGCGTTTGACGGCCAAGGAACGCGACTACGGCGGACGACCGGAAGACGCCCCCGAACCACGAGTGCTGTGGTTCGACGACGAGGCGGGCAAGGACTACCCAGGCGCCGTCGTACTCGAACTACGCGCAGCGGACCGCATAGGCTTGCTGTATCGCGTTGCCGGAGCGTTGGAACGCTGCGGAGCCGACGTACAGTGGGCGCGTGCGGCCACGCTCGGCGCCACGGCTGTCGACTCGTTCTGCATCCGCGCAGCCGACGGCGGTCCGCTGTCCACGGCCAGCCGCGAACGGCTCGCCGACGCCGTCCACACCGCGGCCGTCACCTGA
- the ffh gene encoding signal recognition particle protein, which produces MFDTLSDRLTSVLQNLRSKGRLTDADIDSTAREIRIALLEADVALPVVRAFIAQIKERAKGAEVSAALNPAQQVVKIVNEELISILGGETRRLNFAKHPPTVIMLAGLQGSGKTTLAGKLARWLREQSHAPLLVACDLQRPNAVTQLQVVGERAGVPVYAPEPGNGVGDPVDVARRAIEEAKRAQHDVVIVDTAGRLGVDEELMKQAADIRDAVQPDETLFVVDAMIGQDAVTTAEAFRDGVGFSGVVLTKLDGDARGGAALSVRHVTGQPIMFASNGEKLEDFDAFHPDRMASRILGMGDVLSLIESATKVFDEQQAQEAAEKLTAGQLTLEDFLEQMLAVRKMGPIGNLLGMLPGGAQMKEAAANIDDKHLDRLQAIIRGMTPAERADPKIINASRRARIATGSGVRVAEVNDLVNRFFEARKMMQQMAGRFGFGGGGGGMSRKAKKDARKKGRKVKGKGNLPALPGFPAGAAPDLSHMPPGLNQLPPGLSGLDQLPPGFDPSKLKFPKKKDK; this is translated from the coding sequence GTGTTCGACACCCTTTCCGACCGGCTCACATCGGTCCTGCAGAACCTGCGTTCCAAAGGGCGACTGACAGACGCGGACATCGACTCCACCGCGCGCGAGATCCGCATCGCGCTGCTGGAGGCCGACGTCGCGCTGCCGGTCGTGCGCGCCTTCATCGCGCAGATCAAGGAGCGGGCCAAGGGCGCGGAGGTCTCCGCGGCGCTGAACCCGGCGCAGCAGGTCGTCAAGATCGTCAACGAGGAGCTCATCTCGATCCTCGGCGGCGAGACCCGCAGGCTGAACTTCGCCAAGCACCCGCCGACCGTGATCATGCTCGCCGGTCTGCAGGGTTCCGGTAAGACCACCCTCGCGGGCAAGCTCGCCCGCTGGCTGCGGGAGCAGAGCCACGCGCCGCTGCTGGTCGCGTGTGACCTCCAGCGGCCCAACGCGGTCACCCAGTTGCAGGTCGTCGGTGAGCGCGCCGGCGTCCCGGTGTACGCGCCCGAGCCGGGCAACGGCGTCGGCGATCCCGTGGACGTGGCCCGCCGCGCCATCGAAGAGGCCAAGCGCGCCCAGCACGACGTGGTCATCGTGGACACCGCCGGTCGTCTCGGTGTCGACGAGGAGCTGATGAAGCAGGCCGCGGACATCCGTGACGCGGTCCAGCCGGACGAGACCCTGTTCGTGGTCGACGCCATGATCGGTCAGGACGCGGTCACCACGGCCGAGGCGTTCCGCGACGGCGTCGGTTTCTCCGGTGTCGTGCTCACCAAGCTCGACGGTGACGCCCGCGGTGGTGCCGCGCTGTCGGTCCGGCACGTCACCGGCCAGCCGATCATGTTCGCGTCCAACGGCGAGAAGCTCGAGGACTTCGACGCGTTCCACCCGGACCGGATGGCCAGCCGCATCCTGGGCATGGGTGACGTGCTGTCGCTGATCGAGTCGGCAACGAAGGTCTTCGACGAGCAGCAGGCGCAGGAGGCCGCGGAGAAGCTGACCGCGGGCCAGCTGACCCTGGAGGACTTCCTCGAGCAGATGCTCGCGGTGCGCAAGATGGGCCCGATCGGCAACCTGCTCGGCATGCTGCCGGGTGGCGCGCAGATGAAGGAAGCCGCCGCCAACATCGACGACAAGCACCTCGACCGGCTGCAGGCGATCATCCGCGGCATGACCCCGGCCGAGCGGGCCGACCCCAAGATCATCAACGCTTCCCGCCGGGCCCGGATCGCGACCGGCTCGGGTGTGCGCGTCGCCGAGGTGAACGACCTGGTCAACCGCTTCTTCGAAGCCCGCAAGATGATGCAGCAGATGGCTGGCCGGTTCGGCTTCGGCGGAGGCGGCGGCGGGATGAGCCGCAAGGCCAAGAAGGACGCGCGCAAGAAGGGCCGCAAGGTCAAGGGCAAGGGCAACCTGCCCGCGCTGCCCGGCTTCCCCGCCGGTGCCGCCCCGGACCTCTCGCACATGCCGCCTGGCCTCAACCAGCTGCCGCCCGGCCTGTCCGGTCTCGACCAGCTGCCGCCGGGGTTCGACCCGTCCAAGCTGAAGTTCCCGAAGAAAAAGGACAAGTGA
- a CDS encoding exonuclease domain-containing protein, whose product MAKASIYISVDVEADGPIPGPYSMISLGACVAGRHDGGVFTAEDPQARTFYRELKPISPEFVPEALAVSGLDRDQLAADGADPAEAMRDFSAWVREVSGGASAVFTAYPASFDWMFTYWYAIRFTGSSPFGHSRCLDMKTYFAARWDRPISGVAKGTMPKHLLSKRRHTHNALDDAIEQGEMFANLMTARP is encoded by the coding sequence GTGGCAAAGGCCAGTATCTACATCTCGGTGGACGTCGAGGCCGACGGCCCGATCCCCGGTCCGTACTCGATGATCTCGCTCGGCGCGTGCGTCGCCGGGCGGCACGACGGCGGCGTGTTCACCGCCGAGGATCCGCAGGCCCGGACGTTCTACCGGGAGCTCAAGCCGATCAGTCCGGAGTTCGTGCCGGAGGCGCTCGCGGTCAGCGGGCTCGACCGGGACCAGTTGGCCGCCGACGGCGCCGACCCGGCTGAGGCGATGCGGGACTTCTCGGCATGGGTCCGTGAGGTGTCCGGTGGCGCGTCAGCGGTGTTCACGGCGTACCCGGCGAGTTTCGACTGGATGTTCACGTACTGGTACGCGATCCGCTTCACGGGGTCGAGCCCCTTCGGCCATTCGCGTTGCCTGGACATGAAGACGTACTTCGCGGCGCGCTGGGACCGTCCGATCAGCGGAGTCGCCAAGGGCACGATGCCCAAGCACCTGCTGTCCAAGCGCAGGCACACGCACAACGCGTTGGACGACGCGATCGAGCAGGGCGAGATGTTCGCCAACCTGATGACGGCGAGGCCGTGA
- a CDS encoding P-II family nitrogen regulator, which produces MKLVTAIIKPFTLDDVKAALEQLGVLGMTVSEVRGYGRQKGHTEVYRGAEYAVDFVQKVRIEVLTDDAAVDKVVEAVVDAARTGKIGDGKVWVTPVDTIVRVRTGERGTDAL; this is translated from the coding sequence ATGAAACTCGTAACCGCGATCATCAAGCCGTTCACCCTCGACGACGTCAAAGCGGCACTCGAGCAGCTGGGCGTGCTCGGCATGACCGTCAGCGAAGTCCGTGGCTACGGCAGGCAGAAGGGGCACACCGAGGTCTACCGGGGTGCCGAGTACGCCGTGGACTTCGTGCAGAAGGTGCGCATCGAGGTGCTCACCGACGACGCCGCGGTGGACAAGGTCGTCGAAGCCGTCGTGGACGCGGCGCGGACGGGCAAGATCGGTGACGGCAAGGTCTGGGTCACACCGGTGGACACCATCGTCAGGGTGCGGACCGGGGAACGCGGTACCGACGCGCTGTGA
- a CDS encoding amidohydrolase family protein, whose product MTALHLRGVVLPGDEVRDIWVVNGRIRFTPVPNAETVVDGGFLLPGLVDAHCHIGISPSGNPTLEEAAEQAETDRDTGALLVRDCGVPIDTTPLQERLDLPRIVRAGRHITRPKRYIRYLGVDLEDPEQLPEAVAEQAAYGDGWVKLVGDWIDRSVGDLAPLWPDDVLAKAIATAHQAGARVTAHVFGADAIPGLLAAGIDCIEHGTGLTAGTVATMAEAGTALVPTLINIETFPELAANASKYPAYAAHMLRLHASVRDTVRMAIEAGVPVYAGTDAGGGIAHGRLVDEIEALHSAGMSRTDALAAGSWAARGWLGYSGIEDGSAADIVAYSADPRSDLSVLRSPSRIVLRGRIVR is encoded by the coding sequence GTGACCGCGCTGCACCTGCGGGGAGTCGTGCTCCCCGGCGACGAGGTCCGCGACATCTGGGTGGTCAACGGCAGGATCCGGTTCACGCCGGTGCCGAACGCGGAAACCGTCGTCGACGGCGGTTTCCTGCTGCCCGGCCTGGTGGACGCGCACTGCCACATCGGGATCTCGCCGTCGGGCAACCCGACGCTGGAAGAGGCAGCCGAGCAGGCCGAGACCGACAGGGACACCGGTGCGCTGCTGGTGCGCGACTGCGGCGTGCCGATCGACACCACGCCGTTGCAGGAGCGCCTCGACCTGCCGAGGATCGTGCGCGCGGGCAGGCACATCACCAGGCCCAAGCGCTACATCCGGTACCTGGGCGTGGACCTGGAGGACCCCGAGCAGCTGCCGGAAGCGGTCGCCGAGCAGGCCGCGTACGGCGACGGCTGGGTGAAGCTGGTCGGCGACTGGATCGACCGGTCGGTCGGTGACCTGGCGCCGCTGTGGCCGGACGACGTGCTCGCCAAGGCCATCGCCACCGCTCACCAGGCGGGCGCCCGCGTGACCGCGCACGTGTTCGGCGCGGACGCCATCCCTGGCCTGCTCGCGGCCGGGATCGACTGCATCGAGCACGGCACCGGCCTGACCGCCGGCACTGTCGCCACCATGGCGGAGGCGGGCACGGCGCTCGTGCCGACGCTGATCAACATCGAGACCTTCCCCGAGCTCGCGGCCAACGCGTCGAAGTACCCGGCATACGCGGCGCACATGCTGCGCCTGCACGCGTCCGTGCGCGACACCGTGCGGATGGCCATCGAGGCGGGCGTGCCCGTGTACGCGGGCACCGACGCGGGTGGCGGAATCGCGCACGGCCGTCTGGTCGACGAGATAGAAGCCTTGCACAGCGCGGGAATGAGCCGGACGGACGCACTCGCGGCCGGGTCGTGGGCAGCGCGTGGCTGGTTGGGCTATTCGGGTATCGAAGACGGCTCCGCGGCCGACATCGTCGCCTACTCGGCGGATCCGCGATCGGACCTGAGCGTGTTGCGATCACCCAGTCGGATTGTCTTGCGTGGTCGAATCGTGCGGTGA